The sequence GCGGGAGTTGGCCCGGCCGAACGGGGCGCTTGACCATCTCGACTCGGCTCAGCCCAGAGCGTCCATCAGGGCAGTGGCATAGACATCCAGCCGCGCCTCCACGGCTCGCGTCGTCAGCTCTGTCCTCCCTGCCTCCCGCCATGGCTGCGCCACCAACTGCACTTCTTCTGAGAACGCCAGCGCGTCGCGGACTTGCCAGTACAGCCGCTCGCTCGCGGCCGAGGCCAGCACCCCGCCGGCCTCCTCATAGGCCTCAGCGAACCGCAGGCCCCACGCCGGGCCGTGCAGCAGCGCGAGATTGGTGGAGCAGTGCGCGACATCGAGGTCCGCCGGGCCCCAGGAGGTCTGTGCCCAGTCGATGACGCCGGTGATCCGGGGACCTGCCGGGCTTGAGGGCGGTACGTCGAACAGCACGTTGCCGGGGTGGAAGTCCCGGTGCAGGAATCGCCCTTCATAGGGCGGCGCGGGCCTGCGGATCACGTCGATCGCCGCGGCCCATGCCGCCGTGTCGGCGCCCTTCGGAACCACGACGGTGCCGGCGGTCGTCCACGCCACATACTCCCGGGGCCGCACGGCGGGGCGCACCGCGTGGATCGCCACGAGTTGACGGGCCAGCAGAGGAAGGCGCGTCTCCAATCCCTCATCGTCCAGGACCGTCCGACCCACCAAATGCGTCATAAGAAGCGACGGATACTCGCAATGCGTGGCGGTCGGATCAACCGCGACCAGTCCAGGAGCCGGCACGCCGGTCCCCGTGAGCAGGGCCAGGGCGTCGGCCTCCCTGTTCAGCCAGTCCTCGGCATGCTCCACGTTGACGAAGCTCCGCAGCACCAGGTCACGGGTGCCTCCGTCCCGTGTGCCGATGGTCAGCCTCCGCATGTCGGCAGTGATTCCGCCTTGCAGTGCCTCGGTTCTGACGACCCGTTCGCCGACCTCCAGGTGCCAGTTCACCCAAGCCAGGGTCAACGGTCGGACAGCCGCCGCCTCATCGTGATTGCTCACCATGCCGCCCCATTATCCGGACGACGGCACGCGCAAAAGCCTTCCGTTGGAGGTGATGGCAACCTTGCTCTATTCCTCGTGCCCGCTCAATGGCACATCTCGCAGCTGCCGCAGACACTGGTTCGTCACGGGTCCGCCGAGATCGCCGACCGGGCGGCCAAGGACCAGATGACCTACCACGGCTTCCTCGCCGGGCTGCTGATGGCGGAGTGCGGACGACCGAGCCCGCCGCCGCTCGGAACGGCTGATCAAGGCCACCGACTTCCCGTGGGAGAAGTCTCCGCGGACCTTCGACTTCGACGCCAACCCCAACATCGACCCGGCCGACGACGCGGCGAGCCAGTCAAGCTCACGGCCCGTTCATTCAAGAAGTGCGAACGACGCCCGCTCTTGCCACTTCGCGCCGTCGTGCACCATGAGTTCAACTGACGAGACCCTGCACGCAAAGGGGAGTTTGCCGAGCAGATCAGCCTCAATCTCATCCAGAACGACATCGTCCTGACCAGCAGCGACGGTCAGGTGAGGCACGATCTCGGTGAACTGGCCTCCATAGGGAGGGGCCTCGGGCCACCGGTCAGCGATCACCTCAGTGAGACGCCGCAACTGCGCGTCTGGCTCAGGAGCGAGATACAGCACCCCGGGAAACCGCCCACAGTTCTCAAACCGCAGGTCAAAGGCATGATGCCTGCCGAGCACATCAGTGAGAGCCGAGCGGACATGCGCATCTATTCGGTTCTCGTCGAGGAACGGGAACAGCGCCGTGATGTGTGCCGGTACTCCTGCTCGGGCTGATGGATCAAACCGTTCACGCCATGCGCGGACGGCCGGCTCCGCATCCGGGAGCCTGACGATGAGTCCCGTTTGACCTGCCTGAAATCTGGTGGTGCTGTCGTCCGCCATGACACCGCATGTTGCCACCTCAGAAGCCGACTACAGAAGGCAGGCCGCACTCATCCCGCTTCTCGCTCCGACAGCCTCTGGACGGGAACGAAGAAAGAGATCCCACGACCTGTTCGGGCGGCTGGGGCGCCGTCGTGGCGTGACGGCATGGGTTTGCCGGTGAGTGGCTTGGTGGTACCGATGGGCCGTTGCCGCAGGTGGCGGCCTGGGCCGCGGTCGCGGGACGGGTGGTCACGCCGAGAGTGTCGTGAGATGGGCGTCGATGATGTCTGATGTGGATGAGCCGCGCGGCGTGGTGTTGGTAGTGGGAGCCACCGGCCAGCAGGGAGGGGCCGTGGCCCGGCATCTGCTCGCGGCGGGCCGGCCGGTGCGGGCGCTGACCCGCAATCCGGCCAAGCCGGCCGCGCGTACCCTCGCGGATCAAGGTGCGCAGGTGGTCGCCGGAGATCTGGGGGACGCGGAGTCGTTGCGCGGCGCTCTGGCGGGCGTGGACGCGGTGTTCTGCGTAACGCAGTTCTTCGAGGCCGGCTACGAGGGCGAGGTACGGCAGGGCAAGCTCATGGTGGACCTTGCGGCGCAGGCCGGCGTGGAGCACTTCGTGTTCAGCTCGGTGGGCAGCGCCGACAGGAACACCGGTATTCCGCACTTCGACAGCAAGTATGAGGTCGAGCGATACCTGGCGGAGAGTGCCGTTCCTTTCACTGTGTTGCGGCCGGTGTTCCTGATGGAGAACTGGGAGGCCATGCGGCGGGAGATCGCAGGGGGATCCCTGGTGACGCCGTTGTCGCCGGAGCGACCGGTGCAGCAGGTCAGCGTGGAAGACATCGGCGCATTTTGTCTGTTGGCCCTGAACAGGCCCGAAGAGTGGAAGGGGCGTGCGGTGGATCTGGCCGGCGACGAGTTGTCGATGGCGCAGACCGCCGAGGCCTTCGCCGGCGCCCTGCAGCGGAAGGTGGAGGTGCAGCGGATCCCCTGGGAGGACTTCCGCGCCCAGCAGGGCGAGGAGATGTACGCGATGAACCGCTGGTTCGAGACCACCGGCTATGAAGCCGACGTAAGTCGGCTGCGTGCGCTGCATCCCGGGATGCTGACGCTGGCTGAGTACTTGCGCAGGAATGGGTGGCAGGCGTGATCGTGAAGCCCGGAGCCCGGAGCCCGGAGCCCGGAGCCCGGAGCCCGGAGCCCGGAGCCCGGAGCCCGGAGCCCGGAGCCCGTCGCGCCGACGAGCGCAGAGTGCATGGTGCGACCGCCCGTAGTAGGGGCCCCGCCGCTCGTCGCCCCGCCTGACGTCACATCAGGGGACGCTGCAGGCGCCTCGTGCAGCAGCGCGACGACGGTAAGGAGCGCTTCGGGGCGGTCGAGGATGCGCAGGGCGATGTCGTGGTCCTGACTGCTCAGGCTTGCGGTGGTGCGCTCTTCGAGTTCGGCCCGATGCTTTCGACGGCGGCGCGCAGGGCACAGTCGGCGGGCGTGCCCCGTCATTTCTGCTCGACATTCGCAGGCCCGTTGATCACCAACTTCCTCCGGAACCCTCGAAAAGCGTTGCCTCTAGCGATGAAAGAAGCCATCAGGCTGATGGTCCAGGAATTCGACCAGCCGGGATTCTGAACGCGCAAGCCGTTCCCGCTGCTCACGGGGAAGCGAAGCGAGGGAGTCGACGAGGACTTGCTTCCGGGGGACGTGCACCATGTGGCCGGAGTGCATCCGGCAGCCAGAACACCAGGCGAGTCCCACACACCGCTCGAACATGGCGGACTCACGCGGATGGACGCGGTACTGGTATGAGCGGACGGGCGTTCCGCAGGCGCCGCAGATCCGTCGATCTCCGTCGGAGACCGTGTCCCAGGTCGCGACCTTGAGCCAGTGCTGCCGACCAGCCGGAGTTCTTCGAGTCTTCATGTCCTGCATTCTCTATGGGGAGGGGAACGGCTGTCGGCCTTCATGTCTGTACAGCAGCTCGGAGCCATCCCTGTGCGTGCGGGGAGCAATGAACTGCCCTCGTTGGCACCGTGCCTGGAGGCCGGTTGCCGACCAGACGCCGGGGTGCCCTGGACCTTAGGCGTATGTGGGGTCACCACATCACGGAGACTGCGGTGCCGTGCCAGGGGCCGTGCAATCCATCTGGCGGCGGATTTCCCTGAGGTCGACGTCGAGGATTGCACGGTTCCGTCTGGCTTTGACCGCTGGGTTCGCCCCGGAGCTTTCACCGTGGTCCCGCGGGCCTGGTCATTAGCGGCTGCCGGTTCACGACAGTTTGCGGCGAGGCGGCGAGGCGGCGAGGCGGCGAGGCGGCGAGGCGGCGAGGCGGCGAGGCGGCGAGATGGCGAGCGGGTCATGAGGTCGATGTCGGCCGGCCGGACCGCGACTGCTGAGTGGGGTTTGTCAACGCAGGCCCCGTGGCGGTGCTGGAAGAGCGGCCCGGGCCCGAAGAGGGAACTGGACATGGATCCGCGGGCAGCTCCCTCGGGCCCCCTCGCCGCCCGCGACGGTGCCAGGTGACCGGCGTTCGGTAGGAGTAGGAGTAGGAGGAGGTGACCGGCGTTCGGCAGGAGTCAGGTCGCCCGATGCCGAGCGCCGTCAGCCGGAAGGTGTTCCTCTGCCCAGACGATCTTGCCGTCGGTCGTGTATCGGGTGCCCCAGCGGCGGGCCAGTTGCGCTACGAGGAACAGGCCGCGACCGTCTTCGTCGGTGGTCCGTGCGTGGCGCATGCGTGGTGAGCTGCTGCTGGCGTCGGAGACTTCGCAGATGAGGGCATCCTGCCGGATCAGGCGCAGCCGGATGTGTCCGTTGCCGTAGCGGATGGCGTTGGTGACGAGCTCGCTGACGATGAGCTCGAAGGTGAAGATCAGGCTGTCCAGTCCCCAGGCGGTGAGGCGGTCGGCGGTCAGGGAGCGGGCGTCCGCGACGACCGACGGGTGGGAGGTCAGCTCCCAGGTGGCCACTTGGTCCTCGTAGAGGGCGTGGGTGCGGGCCAGGAGCAGCGCGACGTCGTCGTCGGGACCGCCGGTGAGTACGTCGTTCAGGACGGTTCCGCAGAGTTCGTCGAGCTGCGCCCCGGGGGAGGCCAGCGCGGTACGCAGCCGGGAAAGGCCCAGGCCCATGTCCTGGTCGCGCGTTTCTATCAGGCCGTCGGTGTACAGGACGAGGACGCTGCCGTCGACGATGTCGAATTCGGCGGATTCGAAGGGCAGGGCGCCCAGGCCGAGCGGAGGCCCGGCGGGCAGTTCGGGGAAGGTCACCGAGCCGTCCGGGGTGACGACTGCGGCAGGGGGGTGGCCTGCGCGGGACATGGTGCAGATGCGCGTGGCCGGGTCGTATACGACGTACAGGCAGGTGGCGCCGAGCGCGGCGGGGCTCAGTGACGGGTCGGCTGTCTGCTCCTCGTCGATCAGGCGCAGCACCAGGTCGTCGAGGTGGGCCAGCAATTCGTCCGGAGGGAGGTCCATGTCGGCCAGGGTGCGAACGGTGGTGCGGAGCCGTCCCATGGTGGCCGCGGCGTCGATCCCGTGGCCCACGACGTCTCCGACGACCATGGCCACCCGGGCCCCGGACAGGGGGATCACGTCGAACCAGTCGCCGCCGGCGCCATCGGAGGCATGGGCGGGCAAGTAGCGCCAGGCGAGATCGAGAGTGCTGCCGCCGGTGAGACTGCGCGGGAGCAGGCTGCGCTGCAGAGCGAGCGCGGTGCTGTGCTGCCGGGTGTAGCGGCGCGCGTTGTCGATGCTCACCGCCGCGCGGGCCACGACCTCTTCCGCGAGGAGCAGGTCGTCCTGCTCGAAGGGGTCGCGCAGCTGCCAGCGGATGAACCTGACGACGCCCAGGACATCGCTGGGGGCGCGGATCGGGACGAGTATGAGGGAGCAGAAACCGAACTCCTGGATTTTCGCGGTCCGGGCCGGGTCTGTCGCGAACCAGCTGCTGGTCGACGCACCCGGCATGGCTTCCAGCCGGGAGCGCCCGTCCTGCATGCACTGCATTTCGGGTGAGTGGGGGTGGAAGCCGACGGCCTGCCCGGTCGCCGCGACCGACTCGGGACAGCCCGCGTGGATCGACTGCTGGCCCGCACGGCGCAACTGCGGCGGCGGGTTGAGGGGAGCCCGGGGACGCGGTGTGTCGCCGCGTATCACCGATTCCAGGAGGTCGACGGCGACGAAGTCGGCCAGTCGCGGCACGCTGATGTCGGCCAGGGTCTGCGCGGTGTGCATGACGTCCAAGGTGCTGCTGGTCTGAGCTCCGACCTCGTTCAGCAAGGCGAGCCGCTCCCGGGCCCGCCAGCGGTCGGTGACGTCGAGGACGATGAAGGACACGCCCAGCACCCGGTCCGCGGCGTCGTGGAGCCGGAAAATGGACAGCGAATAGGCGTGCGGCCGATGGGGGTGTGCCCTTGAGCCGCCTCGCAGCAGGTGATCGACCAGGGGCCGTCCGGTATCGAGCACGCCTCGTGTACGGGACTCGATCCCCTCGGCATCCAGCCTGAGGTCCAAGCGCGGCAGCACGTCCCGCAGGCGCTTCCCCAACCGCTGGTCACGCGGGAGGCCCCCGAGGCGCTCCAAGGCCTCGTTGACCCAGACAAAGCGCAGATCCCGGTCCAGCACGGCCATACCCGCCGGGGAAAGAGCGAGGATCCGCTCCAGCATCGGAGGGTTCGCATGCCACCACTCGTCCGTCGGCCCCGGGCTGCGGCCGGCTGCACCTGCGCTGTCGGAGGTATCGCTGTCGGAGGTATCCATGTGCACTACACCGTCGTCTGTGAGAGGCAGCACCTGACTTGTCCGGCGCGCTGGGGCTTCCCGATCGCGTCAGAGGCTCCTGACTCAAGGGTCTCACCGGCCTGCGAAGTCGTCGCACTGTCCAGGCCGGCGTCGGGGAGCGCGGGGCAGCCTGACGCGCGCTCCCTGTGCTGCACGTGCTCTCGCTGCTCGGCCTTGGCGAGGCAGGTTGTCCGTCGGTCCGCGCCACGTACGCGTCCCCGCGTCCCCGCGTCCCCGCGTCCCCGCGTCCCCGCGTCCCCGCGTCCCCGCGTCCCCGCGTCCACGGGGCAGAGGGGAGCAGAGGGAGGAGGTCGTTCGCGGGTTCGGTTTGAGGGGTGTCCGAGGGTTCTCGCTCGGGAATTGCCTGCCCCGCTTGTGATCGGCGGTCTACCGTACGGATATGCCACGCTACGTAACGTGGTCACATGAGGAGGAATTCTGTGTCATCGTCCTGCGACCCCCAGCACGCTCCCGCCGGCGATGTGGGGGCAGCGCTCATGGTGATCGACTCCCGGCTCAAAGCCGTCTACGACGGTATGACGGAGACCGGCCCCGAACAGCAGGAGTTAATCGACCAGTTCACTGCATCCCTGGGTCCCAAGGGAGCCAGTGACGTGTTGGACGGCGCTTGCACGCTCATCTACATGTTCATGAACTGGCTGCGGATGGCGTACGAGGACCACGAGAAGGACGTCATCGAGTGCGTGGTGCCGAACCTCGTTGCCACGATGCGCATGATGCCCAAGAGCGTCCGCCCCGAGGCCATCCCCACCATGGCGGGCCTGGTCATCGCGGCAGGCACGGGCCTGAGTCCCAGCCTGTGGCGTAAGCAGTACGGAGGCTGGACTGCAGCGGAGATGAATCCCCTGGAAGCCACCGCCTTCCTGCTCGCCGAGCACATCAACCGGCTCACCGACGACCGCGCCTTCGCCACCCGCATGATTGCCGAGGCTCTGTCCAGCGCGTTGCAGGACTGACCTGCGGCCACGGGCGCTCGACCACCCACATGTCCCGCTGGATCCCGTACTCAGGCAGGGAGTATCGCCGGTCCGGCGTTCCGGCCCTCCGTCAGCGTACACAGCAACTTTGACCACCTGGGAAGAGGGAAAGACCTGCAAGGTCATGGGCGCTGGTGCACGCACTTAGCAAGGTGAGCCCGCTTCTGCCCTCTGGCTCTCTTCGCCGCGGTGGGTTACCCCGCGGGGCCTCCCCGCCAAACCGGACCCCGGGCCTTTGGCGGGCCCGGGGCCAGGCGGGGTTGGAGGCGATCAGCCGTCGTCCGCAGGGCAGACGGGGACGGCCTGGGCGGTGGCCGGCGCTGGTGCCGGGCCCGCCCCCGAACGCCGAGTTCCCGTAGTCCGGCGCGTTGTTCGAGGTCGGCCAGTCGTAGCGCCGCCTGATGCTGGAGATCCATCCGCACGGTTCACGACCGCCGGCTCCCGTATCGCCCTCGATGGTGCTCTGCTTGCCGTGGCCGTGGGGTACGGGCCGGTCGGGGCCTTCCCGTTCCACCCACTCCGTGAGGGCCGCCAAGCCGCGCTGGAACGCCTGCCTGCTCTGCTTCGCCCGGGGGCGAGCTTGTCGCGTAAATTCGCTTTGAGCCCACCACCGGTCATGCGCGTACGGGTATGAGCCGCGCCGCCTGCGACACGGTCACGTGCCGGTCCGGACCAGTTGGTCGGGTGATCAGCCCTTCATGGCTGCCCAGAACTCTTCGAAGGACATCTGGCGATCGCCGTTGGTGTCGAGCGAGTCGATCAGCTCCTGGGCCTGCGACTCGGTGATCTGCGAGCCTTCCAACTCCGCCACGACCTTGCGGTATTCATCCGCGGTGACCTGGCCGTCCCCGTCGATGTCGTAGCGCTCGAAGACCTTCCGCGCTGCCGTCTCCATGATGTCTGCCATGTCTCCGCCCTTCTGTGATCGTCGCTGACCGGCCCAGATTATCCGGCCGCGGAAAGCCTGCCGGACCCGGTCCCCGTCGCCTGCTCCTGCATCCTCCGGGGCCATATGCGTGCTCGGCGGCCTCGCAGGAGGCGCCAGGCCCAGGGTGGGGGAGCGGTCAGCCGACGTCCGCAGGCCCGGCCGCCGGGGTCCGTCCCGTCTCGTATCCCGGGGGCGCCTTGCGGGCGTGAAGCATGGGGCTGGTGCTCCGGCCGGCCGCCTGGCTATTCCTCCGGGCGGATCCACGTCCGGGCGAGTTCCGCGACCCAGGTGGTTGCCGCGTCGGGAGCGGGCGGGGGCGCGCCGACGACCACGAGTTCGGTGACGCCCGCCTCACCGAGTGCGGGCAGGTGCTCGGGGAGGCCGTCGCTCAGCGCGACGGCGACCGTGAGCTCGTCGAAAGCGCGACCGTGGCGGGCGCACTCCTCAGCGAGAACCGCGAGGTGCGCCGGGACGTCGGCCGCCGGGACGTTGAAGCCGTACCAGCCGTCGGCGAGCGTGGCCGCACGGCGCAAGGCGGCGTTGCTGTTGCCGCCGGCCACGACCGGGAGATGGCCGCCGCGCAGCGGCTTGGGGTTGACCCGGATCGACTCGAAGCGGGTGAACTCCCCTGCGAAGGAGGCCGGGTCCTCGGCCCACAGGACGCGCATCGCGGCCAGGTACTCCTCGGCGCGCCGCCCGCGCTGGGCGAAGGGGACGCCGAGCGCTGCGAATTCCTCGGCCGACCAGCCGACCCCGACCCCGAGGCTGAACCGTCCGGCGCTGAGCACGTCGAGTGTGGCGGCTTGTTTGGCGACCAGAACCGGGTGGTGCTCAGGCAGCAGGAGTACGCCGGTGGCGAGCTCGATCCGGCTGGTGACCGCTGCCGCGAAGGTCAGGGCAAGCAGCGGGTCCAGCCAGTCCGCGTCCGCGGGCACGGCGATCCGGCCGTTCGGGGAGTAGGGGTAACGGGAGGCGGGCGCGTCCACGAGCA is a genomic window of Streptomyces sp. Edi2 containing:
- a CDS encoding aminoglycoside phosphotransferase family protein is translated as MVSNHDEAAAVRPLTLAWVNWHLEVGERVVRTEALQGGITADMRRLTIGTRDGGTRDLVLRSFVNVEHAEDWLNREADALALLTGTGVPAPGLVAVDPTATHCEYPSLLMTHLVGRTVLDDEGLETRLPLLARQLVAIHAVRPAVRPREYVAWTTAGTVVVPKGADTAAWAAAIDVIRRPAPPYEGRFLHRDFHPGNVLFDVPPSSPAGPRITGVIDWAQTSWGPADLDVAHCSTNLALLHGPAWGLRFAEAYEEAGGVLASAASERLYWQVRDALAFSEEVQLVAQPWREAGRTELTTRAVEARLDVYATALMDALG
- a CDS encoding 2'-5' RNA ligase family protein; translated protein: MADDSTTRFQAGQTGLIVRLPDAEPAVRAWRERFDPSARAGVPAHITALFPFLDENRIDAHVRSALTDVLGRHHAFDLRFENCGRFPGVLYLAPEPDAQLRRLTEVIADRWPEAPPYGGQFTEIVPHLTVAAGQDDVVLDEIEADLLGKLPFACRVSSVELMVHDGAKWQERASFALLE
- a CDS encoding NmrA/HSCARG family protein; protein product: MDEPRGVVLVVGATGQQGGAVARHLLAAGRPVRALTRNPAKPAARTLADQGAQVVAGDLGDAESLRGALAGVDAVFCVTQFFEAGYEGEVRQGKLMVDLAAQAGVEHFVFSSVGSADRNTGIPHFDSKYEVERYLAESAVPFTVLRPVFLMENWEAMRREIAGGSLVTPLSPERPVQQVSVEDIGAFCLLALNRPEEWKGRAVDLAGDELSMAQTAEAFAGALQRKVEVQRIPWEDFRAQQGEEMYAMNRWFETTGYEADVSRLRALHPGMLTLAEYLRRNGWQA
- a CDS encoding SpoIIE family protein phosphatase, coding for MDTSDSDTSDSAGAAGRSPGPTDEWWHANPPMLERILALSPAGMAVLDRDLRFVWVNEALERLGGLPRDQRLGKRLRDVLPRLDLRLDAEGIESRTRGVLDTGRPLVDHLLRGGSRAHPHRPHAYSLSIFRLHDAADRVLGVSFIVLDVTDRWRARERLALLNEVGAQTSSTLDVMHTAQTLADISVPRLADFVAVDLLESVIRGDTPRPRAPLNPPPQLRRAGQQSIHAGCPESVAATGQAVGFHPHSPEMQCMQDGRSRLEAMPGASTSSWFATDPARTAKIQEFGFCSLILVPIRAPSDVLGVVRFIRWQLRDPFEQDDLLLAEEVVARAAVSIDNARRYTRQHSTALALQRSLLPRSLTGGSTLDLAWRYLPAHASDGAGGDWFDVIPLSGARVAMVVGDVVGHGIDAAATMGRLRTTVRTLADMDLPPDELLAHLDDLVLRLIDEEQTADPSLSPAALGATCLYVVYDPATRICTMSRAGHPPAAVVTPDGSVTFPELPAGPPLGLGALPFESAEFDIVDGSVLVLYTDGLIETRDQDMGLGLSRLRTALASPGAQLDELCGTVLNDVLTGGPDDDVALLLARTHALYEDQVATWELTSHPSVVADARSLTADRLTAWGLDSLIFTFELIVSELVTNAIRYGNGHIRLRLIRQDALICEVSDASSSSPRMRHARTTDEDGRGLFLVAQLARRWGTRYTTDGKIVWAEEHLPADGARHRAT
- a CDS encoding EF-hand domain-containing protein, with protein sequence MADIMETAARKVFERYDIDGDGQVTADEYRKVVAELEGSQITESQAQELIDSLDTNGDRQMSFEEFWAAMKG
- a CDS encoding LLM class F420-dependent oxidoreductase; the protein is MRVGLHALGIGDGARPEVIRAVATAAEAHGFARLWCGEHVVLVDAPASRYPYSPNGRIAVPADADWLDPLLALTFAAAVTSRIELATGVLLLPEHHPVLVAKQAATLDVLSAGRFSLGVGVGWSAEEFAALGVPFAQRGRRAEEYLAAMRVLWAEDPASFAGEFTRFESIRVNPKPLRGGHLPVVAGGNSNAALRRAATLADGWYGFNVPAADVPAHLAVLAEECARHGRAFDELTVAVALSDGLPEHLPALGEAGVTELVVVGAPPPAPDAATTWVAELARTWIRPEE